Proteins encoded in a region of the Gammaproteobacteria bacterium genome:
- a CDS encoding exported hypothetical protein (Evidence 5 : Unknown function) produces MYRFYILLVLPLLLSLPTQAGVVLDGTMGTRGTLPPINNNYDIGANLGQLRGGNLFHSFRTFNIANGEAATFNGQPGVQIQNVIARVTGRTPSSIDGTIRSTIDGANVYLFNPYGVIFGPHSSLDVRGSFYASTANTIKFADGKQFSASHPTESTLTSAAPEAFGFLEPNPAIIRCDHCRLSVPDFRTLEFVSGGIDVEGDSTHEWSASINAPKGRVALAAVSEPGDIPVDSGADPNDPNASTNFWIAGSANGAITLVNANVNTGMSDSNGGGNPPPPPRVRRASLDVSIPATAVVMVGGAVKLNGSQITDKTQDSDSRTTRILARDFSLYGGDPFSGHSSMISSSTSGRGNAGPIIMNTKNLTLNDSALISSTTSGSGNAGSITLQAQNLVLDKTSVISSSAEMPRFPGAPPSTGNAGNVRIHATNLKIWGGSKIDSTTSGSGNAGPIIMNTKNLTLNDSALISSTTSGSGNAGPITLQAQNLVLNKTSVISGGTEVSNLPGAPSSTGNGGNITINATNLEVLGGSRIDNTTRGAGRAGNLNIISRQLLVSGYDAVNPQHGSHLFSAVWDNATGSGGDVNIRTSKLTLKDGGSISTETKGQRNTHAGKINITADAISLDGRYTKNGKVSSIFANSEFKSDMGNSDSIERGDAGDITINTHTLEIRNGASIDSTTNTKGNGGTINVKVSENLVMDGVSSTISTVSSLTENAGHAGNIVVAAQNLDMLNGASIQTTAKSAGGGNVSLAVNNRVYLRDGNILTSVHSGSGNGGSITIDPRFVVLSRSQIVADADLGRGGNITIDANTILRSAGSVIRASSNLGLNGNIQLNAPNQVSNGTVATLPSDYLAIDQQLSRNCKPRERGSQLLVRPAQAVGDVVKDWVF; encoded by the coding sequence ATGTATCGATTCTACATCCTGTTGGTGTTGCCACTCTTGCTTTCTCTGCCGACGCAAGCAGGGGTAGTCTTAGATGGAACTATGGGTACCCGTGGTACACTTCCGCCAATTAACAATAACTACGATATTGGCGCAAACCTCGGTCAATTGCGAGGCGGCAATCTCTTTCATAGTTTTCGGACATTCAATATTGCCAACGGTGAAGCTGCGACTTTCAACGGACAACCCGGGGTTCAGATCCAGAATGTTATTGCGCGGGTTACCGGTAGGACCCCTTCTTCCATTGACGGTACGATCCGTAGCACCATTGACGGTGCCAATGTCTACCTTTTCAACCCTTATGGAGTGATTTTTGGTCCTCATTCCTCTCTGGATGTCAGAGGTTCTTTCTACGCCTCTACCGCAAATACTATAAAGTTCGCGGATGGAAAACAATTTTCGGCGAGTCATCCTACCGAATCAACCCTCACCAGTGCCGCGCCTGAGGCCTTTGGTTTCCTGGAACCAAATCCAGCCATCATTAGATGTGACCACTGTAGATTGAGTGTCCCAGATTTCCGGACCCTGGAATTTGTTTCCGGTGGGATTGATGTCGAAGGAGATTCCACTCACGAATGGTCTGCTTCAATCAATGCGCCCAAAGGCCGGGTCGCACTCGCGGCGGTTAGCGAACCCGGCGATATTCCCGTTGATTCTGGTGCTGACCCTAACGACCCTAACGCCAGTACTAATTTCTGGATTGCAGGTAGTGCTAATGGTGCGATCACCCTCGTTAATGCGAACGTAAATACGGGTATGTCAGATTCTAATGGTGGGGGTAATCCACCGCCGCCTCCTAGGGTTAGGCGTGCCTCACTTGATGTCTCGATACCAGCTACCGCCGTTGTCATGGTAGGTGGAGCGGTGAAACTAAATGGGAGCCAGATCACCGATAAGACGCAGGATTCCGATAGCCGAACGACCCGTATCCTAGCCCGGGATTTTTCTCTCTACGGCGGAGACCCCTTTAGCGGTCACAGCAGCATGATCTCCTCCTCTACGAGTGGTCGTGGTAACGCTGGACCGATCATCATGAATACCAAAAATTTGACCCTGAATGATTCAGCACTTATTTCTAGCACTACCAGCGGTAGTGGTAACGCTGGCTCGATTACTTTGCAGGCTCAGAATCTGGTACTGGATAAAACATCAGTTATTTCCAGCAGTGCGGAGATGCCTAGATTTCCGGGCGCTCCCCCTTCTACTGGAAACGCTGGAAATGTCAGGATCCATGCTACTAACCTGAAAATTTGGGGGGGTTCAAAGATCGATAGTACGACCAGTGGCAGCGGTAACGCTGGACCGATCATCATGAATACCAAAAATTTGACCCTGAATGATTCAGCACTTATTTCTAGCACTACCAGCGGTAGTGGTAACGCTGGCCCGATTACTTTGCAGGCTCAGAATCTGGTGCTGAACAAAACATCGGTCATTTCTGGCGGTACTGAGGTGTCTAATTTACCTGGTGCCCCGTCCTCTACTGGGAACGGTGGGAACATTACGATCAACGCCACTAATCTGGAAGTTCTCGGAGGCTCAAGGATTGATAATACTACTCGTGGTGCAGGTAGGGCAGGCAATCTCAATATCATCTCTCGCCAGTTGTTGGTAAGTGGCTACGACGCGGTAAACCCTCAGCATGGCAGTCACCTGTTTAGCGCGGTCTGGGATAACGCTACTGGTAGCGGAGGGGATGTCAACATTCGAACCAGTAAGCTAACTCTGAAGGATGGCGGATCGATTAGTACTGAAACCAAGGGGCAGAGAAATACTCATGCTGGCAAGATCAATATAACCGCAGACGCTATTTCATTGGATGGTCGGTATACAAAAAATGGGAAAGTGAGTTCCATCTTCGCCAACAGTGAATTCAAATCTGATATGGGGAATAGCGACAGCATAGAAAGAGGTGATGCGGGAGATATTACAATCAACACGCATACTTTAGAGATCCGCAACGGTGCCTCTATTGACTCTACCACCAATACCAAAGGCAATGGTGGCACTATCAACGTCAAGGTATCTGAAAATCTTGTGATGGACGGAGTCTCCAGTACCATTAGTACTGTCTCTTCTCTCACCGAAAATGCTGGACATGCGGGGAATATTGTGGTTGCGGCCCAGAATCTTGATATGTTGAACGGTGCGAGTATTCAGACGACGGCCAAAAGTGCCGGTGGTGGTAACGTATCATTGGCCGTTAACAATCGAGTATATCTTCGTGACGGAAATATCCTGACCAGTGTTCATAGTGGTAGTGGAAATGGTGGCAGTATTACCATTGATCCCCGCTTTGTAGTTTTGAGCCGGAGTCAAATTGTTGCTGACGCCGATCTAGGGAGAGGTGGGAATATTACGATCGATGCCAATACTATCCTTCGTTCTGCAGGTAGTGTAATTCGCGCCTCTTCCAACCTTGGTCTTAACGGAAATATACAGTTGAATGCCCCGAATCAGGTATCCAATGGAACAGTTGCCACCTTACCCTCTGATTACTTAGCCATCGACCAACAGTTATCCCGCAATTGCAAACCGCGTGAACGCGGTAGTCAACTCCTGGTACGTCCCGCTCAGGCAGTTGGTGACGTGGTAAAAGACTGGGTATTCTAA